In one Drosophila pseudoobscura strain MV-25-SWS-2005 chromosome X, UCI_Dpse_MV25, whole genome shotgun sequence genomic region, the following are encoded:
- the LOC4814775 gene encoding sterol 3-beta-glucosyltransferase isoform X4 produces the protein MHRINAMIPCCGGKDAKLFENTELQKLSGPEADATEEKEQQQQQKQKEQEQKTNNDKENNGQSRKSIGSSPSATTATTTPQQQRHSQPELEHHAIAVGIGSGSGSTAQMMARSPRPLSEANNCDATIETPKFANGSGGGMELSAIENKRASSNSNSQDTASAGSGSGNSGSGGSTASERKRALPKHQRPLTRYLPIFSPDLNLRHHIETAGHQIDLCPHVFVDAHSCRGYLHKLGATFHAWSRRWFVLDRQRSALIYYSDKSERKPRGGAYFATIDEVYLDHLNASKSGRPHCTFIVKTKKRSYNLQAASDSAARIWIDAIITGAQGNLDY, from the exons ATGCACCGTATAAATGCGATGATTCCTTGCTG CGGCGGCAAAGATGCAAAATTGTTTGAGAACACGGAACTGCAAAAGCTTAGCGGCCCTGAGGCGGATGCAacggaggagaaggagcagcaacagcaacagaagcagaaagaaCAAGAGCAGAAGACAAACAACGATAAGGAGAATAACGGTCAGAGCAGAAAGTCAATCGGAAGCAGTCCCTCGGCCacaacagcgacaacaacacCCCAACAG CAACGTCACTCgcagccagagctagagcatCATGCCATAGCGGTGGGCAttggaagtggcagtggatCCACAGCCCAGATGATGGCTCGGAGTCCGCGTCCTCTGTCGGAGGCCAACAATTGTGACGCAACAATTGAGACGCCCAAGTTTGCCAACGGAAGTGGTGGTGGCATGGAATTGTCGGCCATCGAAAACAAGagggccagcagcaacagcaattcCCAGGACACGGCATCggcgggcagtggcagtgggaacagcggcagcggtggcagcacAGCCAGCGAACGGAAGCGCGCCCTGCCGAAACACCAGCGTCCCCTGACCCGCTACCTGCCCATCTTCTCGCCAGACCTCAATCTGAGGCATCACATTGAGACCGCTGGCCACCAGATCGATCTCTGTCCGCATGTTTTTGTCGATGCGCACAGTTGTCGCGG ATATCTACACAAGCTGGGGGCCACGTTCCACGCGTGGTCGAGGCGTTGGTTTGTCCTCGACAGGCAGCGCAGTGCCCTGATCTACTACTCGGACAAATCGGAGCGGAAGCCACGAGGCGGAGCCTACTTTGCA ACCATCGACGAGGTGTATCTGGATCATTTGAATGCCTCGAAGAGCGGCCGACCACATTGCACCTTCATTGTGAAGACCAAGAAGCGGAGCTACAACCTTCAGGCAGCCTCCGATTCAGCGGCGCGCATTTGGATAGACGCCATCATCACGGGGGCCCAAGGTAATCTGGATTACTAA
- the LOC4814775 gene encoding pleckstrin homology-like domain family B member 2 isoform X5, with translation MSVWMTYVQHRRTDANARQRMELYYLQRHSQPELEHHAIAVGIGSGSGSTAQMMARSPRPLSEANNCDATIETPKFANGSGGGMELSAIENKRASSNSNSQDTASAGSGSGNSGSGGSTASERKRALPKHQRPLTRYLPIFSPDLNLRHHIETAGHQIDLCPHVFVDAHSCRGYLHKLGATFHAWSRRWFVLDRQRSALIYYSDKSERKPRGGAYFATIDEVYLDHLNASKSGRPHCTFIVKTKKRSYNLQAASDSAARIWIDAIITGAQGNLDY, from the exons ATGTCCGTCTGGATGACCTACGTACAGCATCGTCGCACGGATGCGAACGCACGACAACGCATGGAGCTGTATTATCTA CAACGTCACTCgcagccagagctagagcatCATGCCATAGCGGTGGGCAttggaagtggcagtggatCCACAGCCCAGATGATGGCTCGGAGTCCGCGTCCTCTGTCGGAGGCCAACAATTGTGACGCAACAATTGAGACGCCCAAGTTTGCCAACGGAAGTGGTGGTGGCATGGAATTGTCGGCCATCGAAAACAAGagggccagcagcaacagcaattcCCAGGACACGGCATCggcgggcagtggcagtgggaacagcggcagcggtggcagcacAGCCAGCGAACGGAAGCGCGCCCTGCCGAAACACCAGCGTCCCCTGACCCGCTACCTGCCCATCTTCTCGCCAGACCTCAATCTGAGGCATCACATTGAGACCGCTGGCCACCAGATCGATCTCTGTCCGCATGTTTTTGTCGATGCGCACAGTTGTCGCGG ATATCTACACAAGCTGGGGGCCACGTTCCACGCGTGGTCGAGGCGTTGGTTTGTCCTCGACAGGCAGCGCAGTGCCCTGATCTACTACTCGGACAAATCGGAGCGGAAGCCACGAGGCGGAGCCTACTTTGCA ACCATCGACGAGGTGTATCTGGATCATTTGAATGCCTCGAAGAGCGGCCGACCACATTGCACCTTCATTGTGAAGACCAAGAAGCGGAGCTACAACCTTCAGGCAGCCTCCGATTCAGCGGCGCGCATTTGGATAGACGCCATCATCACGGGGGCCCAAGGTAATCTGGATTACTAA
- the LOC4814775 gene encoding uncharacterized protein isoform X3, whose protein sequence is MITIGNSNYLRFNNPAEAQMMRSAMGSNERISMPQIDFTQSARQAHELSQSLELESFYESIINPIKHSGGLQSSGGYDQQQLECPKVFTSDLVTVNMPAKDVLGQKYASFARNLAENHRNEKQMNNQYAKGAGVGNNSGYWNVPTNAAIYKEQQQQQQQHQHQQQLLHHHQQQQSHPDLLTKVNNDRYDRYPKPGGFQIYSMNGVNNDINNGNGSANASGSGSGGAELEDMLKICTEYADRNTSAGAVAPPPASHNTSSTSSITSSPIVQNRIKTNGSLPRDKKSPFPQQPSGGSGGSSTTNLSLLSSASGYENVRLLGPNRVEINGQLHVPASVAAAAGTAGSGGAGPSPAVRSSHENVSGNISGGAKYVPQSPRTKIRTNCMSPKKDVSFGSAFALATANQSPPPSNAGAGQAMVKPPLAPKPPAPNQQRDYEQLFKSFERKQQQLDRLVPPAKRSNKNVNNLTLNLNPAESLSLSQSPKPSRKPAPAPRSIHLEQRHRRELIQRRKQLKTELAELPPSTSTQDNPEMEPQQVEQQQVTPMSPRLQLQALQNRIRRLEAQRNATRVMEENQQAKLKQSIEMKQDQLKKLRAMLKQKPNNACLKEELQLVCESLESDRKTFEDLEFQYFEEESEHHASHEELKRQEQRLTLESELAALRIQLGPDDEEQQPTSPKKSGSGAGAETGPASPGSSSSNLINGVMSQSLFGSAELLCPKRHHQEDLMSKSVNENMFYNHKIEATTSTPKRLPLQLYEDGAATGSGSCEQISFNLSLQSDRFEVNPLERRVPSQDDIDRICKVANDAPISTSQGASTKIFDSFKEIERNRKLLLAQQGHQVIEHERQKMYDLKKKCHAEARTQYLLSTQQSMEQKQLEQQLETDANGGKDAKLFENTELQKLSGPEADATEEKEQQQQQKQKEQEQKTNNDKENNGQSRKSIGSSPSATTATTTPQQQRHSQPELEHHAIAVGIGSGSGSTAQMMARSPRPLSEANNCDATIETPKFANGSGGGMELSAIENKRASSNSNSQDTASAGSGSGNSGSGGSTASERKRALPKHQRPLTRYLPIFSPDLNLRHHIETAGHQIDLCPHVFVDAHSCRGYLHKLGATFHAWSRRWFVLDRQRSALIYYSDKSERKPRGGAYFATIDEVYLDHLNASKSGRPHCTFIVKTKKRSYNLQAASDSAARIWIDAIITGAQVPTAAVSAIRWRIFLL, encoded by the exons ATGATCACCATCGGCAATTCGAATTACTTGCGGTTCAACAATCCGGCAGAGGCGCAGATGATGCGCTCGGCCATGGGCTCCAACGAGCGAATTTCCATGCCACAGATCGACTTCACGCAGTCGGCGCGACAGGCCCACGAGCTGAGTCAGTCGCTGGAGCTAGAGTCCTTCTACGAGAGCATCATCAATCCGATCAAGCACTCTGGAGGGCTCCAGTCCTCCGGCGGATatgatcagcagcagctggagtgCCCGAAGGTCTTCACCTCCGACCTGGTCACCGTCAATATGCCCGCCAAGGATGTGCTCGGTCAGAAGTATGCGAGCTTTGCCCGCAATCTGGCCGAGAACCATCGCAACGAGAAGCAGATGAATAATCAATATGCCAAAGGAGCAGGAGTCGGTAATAATTCCGGCTACTGGAACGTACCCACCAATGCGGCCATCtacaaggagcagcagcagcagcagcagcagcatcagcatcagcaacagctgctgcatcatcaccaacaacagcaatcgCATCCGGATCTGCTTACCAAGGTGAACAACGATCGCTACGATCGGTATCCCAAGCCAGGCGGCTTCCAGATCTACTCCATGAACGGCGTCAACAATGACATCAACAATGGAAACGGGAGTGCAAATGctagtggaagtggaagtggaggaGCTGAGCTGGAGGATATGCTTAAGATCTGCACGGAGTATGCGGACAGGAATACATCTGCTGGTGCagtggctcctcctcctgcttcgCACAATACATCGAGCACCTCGAGCATCACCTCGTCCCCGATTGTGCAGAATCGAATCAAGACAAACGGCTCTCTGCCGCGTGACAAGAAGTCGCCATTCCCCCAGCAGCCcagtggcggcagcggcggcagcagcaccacaaaTCTCTCGCTGCTGAGCAGCGCCTCGGGCTACGAGAATGTACGTCTGCTAGGACCCAATCGCGTGGAGATCAATGGGCAGCTGCATGTGCCGGCCTCTGTGGCGGCGGCCGCCGGCACAGCGGGAAGCGGAGGAGCTGGCCCCAGTCCGGCGGTTCGATCGAGTCACGAGAATGTCAGTGGGAATATCAGTGGCGGGGCAAAGTATGTGCCACAGAGCCCCAGGACAAAGATACGCACCAACTGCATGTCCCCCAAGAAGGATGTGTCCTTTGGCAGCGCCTTTGCCCTGGCTACCGCCAACCAATCGCCACCGCCATCGAACGCCGGAGCAGGTCAAGCGATGGTAAAGCCGCCGCTGGCACCCAAACCACCGGCACCCAACCAGCAACGGGACTATGAGCAGCTCTTCAAGTCCTTTGAgcgcaaacagcagcagctggaccgCCTGGTGCCGCCGGCCAAGCGCAGCAACAAGAATGTCAACAATCTCACCCTGAATCTGAATCCCGCCGAATCGCTCTCGCTGTCGCAGTCGCCCAAGCCCAGCCGCaagccagcgccagcaccgCGCAGCATACACCTGGAGCAGCGCCATCGCCGGGAGCTGATCCAACGACGGAAACAGCTGAAAACGGAGTTGGCCGAGCTGCCGCCATCCACCAGCACACAGGACAATCCCGAG ATGGAGCCGCAGCAggtcgagcagcagcaggtgacGCCGATGTCGCCGCGCCTGCAGCTTCAGGCCCTGCAGAACCGGATACGCCGCCTGGAGGCCCAGAGGAACGCCACGCGCGTGATGGAGGAGAATCAGCAGGCGAAGCTGAAGCAATCGATTGAAATGAAGCAGGATCAGCTGAAAAA ACTCCGGGCCATGCTCAAGCAGAAGCCGAACAATGCCTGCCTCAAGGAGGAGCTGCAATTGGTGTGCGAATCTCTGGAGAGTGACCGCAAGACGTTCGAGGATCTGGAGTTTCAGTACTTCGAAGAGGAGTCCGAGCATCATGCCAGCCACGAGGAGCTCAAGCGCCAGGAGCAACGCCTCACGCTTGAGTCAGAGCTGGCCGCCTTGCGCATTCAGCTGGGCCCCGACGACGAAGAGCAGCAGCCCACCTCGCCAAAGAAGAGCGGATCGGGAGCCGGAGCCGAAACCGGACCCGCTTccccaggcagcagcagcagcaatctgATCAACGGCGTCATGTCTCAGTCTCTATTTGGATCTGCGGAACTGCTCTGCCCCAAGCGACACCACCAGGAGGATCTGATGTCGAAGAGCGTGAACGAGAATATGTTCTACAACCACAAGATCGaagccaccaccagcacacCGAAGCGTCTGCCCCTGCAGCTGTACGAGGATGGCGCTGCGACTGGCAGTGGGAGCTGTGAGCAAATCAGCTTCAATCTGTCGCTGCAAAGCGATCGGTTCGAGGTGAATCCCCTGGAACGTCGCGTACCCTCGCAGGACGACATCGATCGCATATGCAAGGTGGCCAATGATGCACCCATCTCGACCAGTCAGGGAGCCAGTACGAAGATCTTTGACAGCTTCAAGGAAATTGAACGAAACAGGAAACTTTTGCTGGCTCAGCAGG GTCATCAGGTCATTGAGCATGAGCGACAAAAGATGTACGACCTGAAGAAGAAATGCCACGCAGAGGCACGCACCCAATATTTGCTATCCACACAGCAGTCGATGGAGCAGAAACAACTGGAGCAACAGCTCGAAACGGATGCCAA CGGCGGCAAAGATGCAAAATTGTTTGAGAACACGGAACTGCAAAAGCTTAGCGGCCCTGAGGCGGATGCAacggaggagaaggagcagcaacagcaacagaagcagaaagaaCAAGAGCAGAAGACAAACAACGATAAGGAGAATAACGGTCAGAGCAGAAAGTCAATCGGAAGCAGTCCCTCGGCCacaacagcgacaacaacacCCCAACAG CAACGTCACTCgcagccagagctagagcatCATGCCATAGCGGTGGGCAttggaagtggcagtggatCCACAGCCCAGATGATGGCTCGGAGTCCGCGTCCTCTGTCGGAGGCCAACAATTGTGACGCAACAATTGAGACGCCCAAGTTTGCCAACGGAAGTGGTGGTGGCATGGAATTGTCGGCCATCGAAAACAAGagggccagcagcaacagcaattcCCAGGACACGGCATCggcgggcagtggcagtgggaacagcggcagcggtggcagcacAGCCAGCGAACGGAAGCGCGCCCTGCCGAAACACCAGCGTCCCCTGACCCGCTACCTGCCCATCTTCTCGCCAGACCTCAATCTGAGGCATCACATTGAGACCGCTGGCCACCAGATCGATCTCTGTCCGCATGTTTTTGTCGATGCGCACAGTTGTCGCGG ATATCTACACAAGCTGGGGGCCACGTTCCACGCGTGGTCGAGGCGTTGGTTTGTCCTCGACAGGCAGCGCAGTGCCCTGATCTACTACTCGGACAAATCGGAGCGGAAGCCACGAGGCGGAGCCTACTTTGCA ACCATCGACGAGGTGTATCTGGATCATTTGAATGCCTCGAAGAGCGGCCGACCACATTGCACCTTCATTGTGAAGACCAAGAAGCGGAGCTACAACCTTCAGGCAGCCTCCGATTCAGCGGCGCGCATTTGGATAGACGCCATCATCACGGGGGCCCAAG TGCCCACAGCAGCTGTCTCAGCTATTAGATGGCGAATATTTCTACTCTAG